A single Chloroflexota bacterium DNA region contains:
- a CDS encoding response regulator — MQPTRLLLVEDSPDVAQLTQEYLEMKGGYKVDTVAHVSDFWSQVAAEDYDALLLDYNLPDGNGLEILEKLTDQGIKTPAIMITGRGDERVAAKTVQAGAADYVIKTGNYLDTLPEVLTRVIERARLKRALAEAERRHRDLFEQASDGILVCDGQGAILDANPALCRWLDFSLKELAGQSMARLLASEQTEDVRALCENLAAEGSLFYEAVYRRRDGSTLPVEVSARLVAARGPNHPAFTQFFVRNITRRKEMGAENARLFQDLQRSLEALQTAQAQLVRVARLTAVGELAAGIAHQINNPLTTIIADAQLLLKSISPAHPGHASASAIYQAGWRAQRVIQRLLNFSRPDEGQFIPTSVNETIIDSLDLIGAHIQRGGIELQINLAPDLPYVPASSHQLEEVWINLLMNARDALAENRPGLITLMSRLGDDRETVEVQVADNGRGISEANLDQIFTPFFTTKGEERGNGLGLSVCQSVVQNHGGHIAFNSKPGRGTTFLVKLPLVRKSENGGTYEQ; from the coding sequence ATGCAACCTACCCGTCTGTTGCTTGTCGAAGACAGCCCCGATGTCGCCCAGCTTACCCAGGAATACCTGGAGATGAAGGGCGGCTACAAAGTTGACACCGTGGCCCACGTCTCCGATTTTTGGAGTCAAGTGGCGGCTGAGGACTATGACGCGCTCCTTCTCGATTACAATCTGCCTGACGGCAACGGCTTGGAAATTCTCGAAAAGCTGACCGATCAGGGAATCAAGACTCCGGCGATCATGATCACCGGGCGAGGCGACGAACGGGTGGCGGCTAAAACCGTGCAGGCCGGGGCCGCCGACTATGTTATCAAAACCGGCAACTACCTCGACACCTTGCCCGAAGTCCTCACCCGGGTGATCGAACGAGCCAGGTTAAAGCGGGCGCTGGCCGAGGCCGAACGCCGTCATCGCGATCTGTTCGAGCAGGCCAGCGACGGCATCTTGGTGTGCGACGGCCAGGGCGCGATCCTGGATGCGAACCCGGCGCTTTGCCGCTGGCTCGATTTTTCGCTCAAAGAGCTTGCCGGTCAATCCATGGCCCGGTTGTTGGCCTCCGAACAGACGGAAGATGTCCGGGCGTTGTGCGAAAACCTGGCCGCCGAAGGATCGCTCTTTTACGAAGCCGTCTATCGTCGCCGCGACGGCTCCACCCTGCCGGTGGAAGTGAGCGCCCGCCTGGTGGCCGCGCGCGGCCCGAATCATCCCGCCTTCACGCAATTCTTTGTTCGCAACATCACCCGTCGCAAGGAAATGGGGGCGGAGAATGCGCGGCTCTTTCAAGATTTGCAACGGTCGCTGGAGGCCTTGCAAACGGCGCAGGCGCAACTGGTGCGGGTGGCCCGCCTGACGGCGGTGGGCGAGCTGGCCGCCGGCATTGCTCACCAGATCAACAACCCCCTCACCACCATCATCGCTGACGCGCAACTTCTCCTCAAATCCATTAGCCCCGCTCATCCCGGCCATGCTTCGGCCTCGGCCATCTACCAGGCCGGGTGGCGCGCCCAACGCGTGATTCAGCGCCTGCTCAATTTCTCCCGCCCCGACGAAGGCCAGTTTATCCCGACCAGCGTCAACGAAACCATCATCGACTCCCTGGACTTGATCGGCGCTCACATTCAGCGCGGCGGCATTGAATTGCAGATCAACCTTGCGCCCGACCTGCCTTACGTTCCGGCCAGTAGCCACCAGCTTGAAGAGGTTTGGATTAACTTGCTGATGAATGCGCGTGACGCGCTGGCCGAAAATCGTCCGGGCCTCATTACGCTGATGTCTCGGCTGGGTGACGACCGGGAAACCGTTGAAGTGCAAGTGGCCGACAACGGGCGCGGGATCAGCGAAGCCAACCTCGATCAAATATTTACCCCGTTCTTCACCACCAAAGGCGAGGAGCGAGGCAATGGGCTGGGACTGTCGGTTTGCCAGTCGGTGGTTCAAAATCATGGCGGACACATCGCCTTTAATTCAAAACCGGGCCGGGGCACAACGTTCTTGGTGAAGTTGCCGCTGGTTCGCAAATCAGAGAACGGAGGAACTTATGAACAGTGA
- the uvrC gene encoding excinuclease ABC subunit UvrC: MTATPVSDHLQSILDTLPNKPGCYLMKDSAGEIIYVGKAVNLRNRVRSYFHGQVDSAKTAQLVRRIADIETIVVNSELEALILEMTLIKKHRPKYNVRLKDDKRYPYVKVHWADPFPKVTVTRRMDQDGSRYFGPYTSVWAVHQTLGLLRKIFPYLTCDRVITGKDPRACLYYDIKLCCAPCIGVASQDEYRAMIDDLCKFLQGRTEPVVKRLKAEMMQASDNLEFEKAAAIRDQLLAIERVVEKQKVISSEQVDSDVIAFARDKGDTCGQIFFIRSGKLIGRETFMLEGAEDEDPQNIVAQFITQFYEEAAFVPQEVLLPNDIAEVEIVSQWLRNKRGEKVTLAVPRRGAKHDLVELAAENAAEALKQFQTQRESDVSKLVEGIAELQAALGLPRPPARIECFDISHTQGVQTVASMVVFTQGAPDKKHYRSFNIRSVSGPDDFMSMTEALTRRFQRWKDMQELKLAPGKKPDESFTLLPDLLLIDGGKGQLGMAIDVLKEFGLTDRVPVASLAKQREEIFLPGQSNSIMLPRSSQGLFLVQRVRDEAHRFAITHHRQRRDKAGVASRLDSIPGIGPGRRKALLKKFGDVEGIREASVEALRSVPGISEEIARALKNNL; the protein is encoded by the coding sequence ATGACGGCAACCCCTGTTTCCGATCACCTCCAAAGCATCCTCGACACCCTGCCTAACAAGCCCGGCTGTTATCTGATGAAGGACAGCGCCGGCGAGATCATTTATGTGGGCAAGGCGGTGAACCTGCGCAACCGCGTCCGGTCGTACTTTCACGGCCAGGTGGATTCGGCCAAGACGGCCCAACTCGTCCGCCGCATCGCCGACATCGAAACCATCGTCGTCAACTCCGAACTCGAGGCCCTCATCCTCGAGATGACCCTCATCAAAAAGCACCGGCCCAAATACAACGTCCGGCTGAAAGACGACAAACGCTACCCTTACGTCAAAGTTCACTGGGCCGACCCCTTCCCCAAAGTGACGGTGACTCGCCGCATGGATCAGGACGGCTCGCGTTACTTCGGGCCGTATACCTCGGTGTGGGCCGTCCATCAGACCCTGGGCCTTCTGCGAAAAATTTTCCCTTACCTCACCTGCGACCGGGTCATCACCGGCAAAGACCCGCGCGCCTGTTTGTACTACGACATCAAACTGTGTTGCGCGCCCTGCATCGGCGTCGCCTCTCAGGACGAATACCGGGCGATGATTGACGACCTGTGCAAGTTCCTGCAGGGCCGCACCGAGCCGGTGGTCAAACGTCTGAAGGCCGAAATGATGCAGGCCTCCGACAACCTGGAGTTCGAGAAGGCGGCGGCCATCCGCGACCAGCTGCTGGCAATCGAGCGCGTGGTCGAAAAGCAAAAAGTGATCTCCAGCGAGCAAGTCGACTCGGACGTGATCGCTTTCGCCCGCGACAAGGGCGACACCTGCGGCCAGATTTTCTTCATCCGCTCCGGCAAGCTGATCGGGCGCGAAACATTCATGCTGGAAGGCGCGGAGGACGAAGACCCGCAAAACATCGTCGCCCAGTTCATCACCCAGTTCTACGAAGAAGCCGCCTTTGTGCCCCAGGAAGTGCTCCTGCCCAACGACATCGCCGAAGTCGAGATCGTCTCCCAGTGGTTGCGGAACAAGCGCGGCGAAAAAGTAACGCTGGCCGTGCCGAGGCGCGGCGCGAAACATGATCTGGTGGAACTGGCCGCCGAGAACGCCGCCGAGGCCCTCAAGCAGTTCCAGACCCAGCGCGAGAGCGACGTGTCTAAACTGGTCGAAGGCATAGCCGAACTGCAAGCCGCCCTCGGCCTGCCCCGGCCTCCGGCCCGCATCGAGTGTTTCGACATTTCGCACACCCAGGGCGTGCAAACCGTGGCCAGCATGGTCGTCTTCACCCAGGGCGCGCCTGATAAAAAGCACTACCGCTCGTTCAACATCCGCTCGGTGAGCGGCCCCGACGATTTTATGAGCATGACTGAAGCCCTCACCCGCCGCTTCCAGCGTTGGAAGGACATGCAGGAATTAAAACTCGCGCCGGGCAAAAAGCCGGACGAGTCTTTCACCTTGTTGCCCGACTTGTTGTTAATTGACGGCGGCAAGGGGCAGTTGGGAATGGCGATTGACGTGTTGAAGGAATTCGGCCTGACCGACCGGGTTCCGGTGGCCTCGTTGGCCAAACAACGAGAAGAAATCTTCCTTCCCGGCCAGTCCAACTCCATCATGCTGCCGCGCAGTTCGCAGGGCCTGTTTCTGGTTCAGCGGGTGCGCGACGAAGCCCACCGTTTCGCCATCACCCATCACCGCCAGCGGCGCGACAAGGCCGGCGTGGCCTCGCGGCTGGACTCGATTCCGGGCATTGGGCCGGGCCGCCGCAAGGCCCTGTTGAAAAAGTTTGGCGACGTTGAGGGCATTCGCGAGGCCAGCGTTGAAGCCCTGCGAAGCGTGCCAGGGATCAGTGAAGAAATAGCACGGGCGCTCAAAAACAATCTGTAA
- a CDS encoding ATP-binding protein → MPAKLSDRLSASRRRRFVGRTAEQTLFESALAALGKAEQSVQIVYVFGPGGVGKTTLLNEFTGVCEEARIPAIFIDARNIEPAADSFLEALGLALGSPPSGSPLSLIAERATPHVILIDTYEILAPLDNWLRETFLPQLPENVLMVMAGREPPSPAWRADPGWQSLVRIIPLRNLSPDESRAYLAKQNIPPEQHQAVLNFTHGHPLALSLVADVFAQRPEALPSFQPESAPDIVKTLLERLVQKLPGPAHRAALEACALVRLTTESLLAEMLGVPDANELFEWLRGLSFVEFAPLGLFPHDLAREALVADVRWRNPDWYAEQHRRARNYYNRRIQQSTGYDQQRHLFDLIFLHRDNSMVRPFLEWQASGSAPTSAGEGEISSLVEIVAQHEGAESARLAERWFKSQPRNVLVFRDSNGRPDGLLGMVALHQAGPDELAADPATDAAWRHLQKHAPLRPGEAALYFRFWMARETYQAVSPVQSLIFVTAVRYYLTTPGLVFTFFPNADPDFWQPMFSYADVNRILEVDFEVGGRRYGVYGHNWRAMPSSSWLALMAEREIGLAPQSAPATPASDSVVVLSEPGFAAAVQDALRDYTRSDVLQSNPLLQSRLVIERAGVSTGRKERAAILQGLLKKTAETLQNSPRESKFYRALHHTYLQPAPTQEQAAELLDLPFSTFRRHLKSGVERVIELLWQQELQGLS, encoded by the coding sequence ATGCCAGCAAAGTTATCGGATAGACTAAGCGCGTCGCGCCGCCGCCGTTTTGTGGGCCGGACCGCCGAGCAGACTCTTTTTGAGTCGGCGCTGGCCGCGCTTGGCAAAGCCGAGCAATCGGTTCAGATCGTCTACGTCTTTGGCCCGGGCGGTGTGGGTAAAACCACCCTGCTCAACGAGTTCACAGGCGTTTGCGAAGAAGCCCGCATCCCGGCCATTTTCATTGACGCGCGCAACATCGAACCCGCCGCCGACTCGTTCCTGGAGGCGCTCGGGTTGGCGCTTGGCTCTCCGCCCTCCGGGTCGCCGCTCTCGCTCATCGCCGAACGGGCAACGCCTCATGTCATTCTGATTGACACTTACGAAATTCTGGCCCCGCTCGACAACTGGTTGCGCGAAACGTTTCTGCCGCAACTGCCGGAGAATGTATTGATGGTGATGGCGGGCCGCGAGCCGCCATCCCCGGCGTGGCGGGCCGACCCTGGTTGGCAGTCCCTGGTTCGCATCATCCCGCTTCGCAATTTGTCGCCCGACGAAAGCCGGGCCTATCTCGCCAAACAAAACATCCCGCCCGAACAACATCAGGCCGTCCTCAACTTCACCCACGGCCACCCGCTGGCCCTGTCGCTGGTGGCCGACGTTTTTGCCCAGCGGCCCGAAGCCCTGCCCAGCTTCCAGCCCGAGTCCGCGCCCGATATCGTCAAGACTCTCCTGGAACGGCTGGTGCAAAAATTGCCCGGCCCGGCGCACCGCGCCGCGCTCGAGGCTTGCGCCCTGGTGCGGCTCACCACCGAGTCTTTGCTGGCCGAGATGCTGGGCGTGCCCGACGCCAACGAACTCTTCGAGTGGTTGCGCGGTTTGTCGTTTGTGGAGTTTGCGCCGCTCGGACTCTTTCCGCACGACCTGGCCCGCGAGGCGCTGGTGGCCGACGTGCGCTGGCGCAACCCGGATTGGTACGCCGAACAGCACCGCCGCGCCCGCAACTACTATAACCGGCGCATTCAACAATCCACCGGCTACGATCAGCAACGCCACCTTTTTGATCTGATCTTTCTGCATCGCGATAATTCAATGGTGCGACCGTTCCTGGAATGGCAGGCCAGCGGCAGCGCCCCCACCAGCGCCGGCGAGGGAGAGATTTCATCTTTGGTTGAGATAGTGGCGCAACATGAAGGCGCTGAGTCGGCCAGACTGGCTGAGCGCTGGTTCAAGAGCCAGCCCCGCAACGTGCTGGTCTTTCGCGACTCGAATGGCCGGCCCGACGGCTTGCTGGGCATGGTGGCCTTGCACCAGGCCGGCCCCGACGAGTTGGCCGCCGACCCGGCCACCGACGCCGCCTGGCGGCACTTGCAAAAACATGCGCCGCTCCGGCCCGGCGAGGCCGCGCTCTACTTCCGCTTCTGGATGGCGCGTGAGACCTATCAGGCCGTCTCGCCGGTGCAAAGCCTGATCTTTGTCACCGCCGTTCGTTATTATCTGACTACGCCCGGCCTGGTCTTCACCTTCTTCCCCAATGCCGATCCGGATTTTTGGCAACCGATGTTCAGCTACGCCGACGTCAATCGCATCCTCGAAGTTGATTTTGAAGTGGGTGGCCGCCGTTACGGGGTGTATGGCCACAACTGGCGGGCTATGCCGTCCTCCTCGTGGCTGGCTCTCATGGCCGAACGTGAAATCGGCCTGGCCCCCCAATCGGCCCCGGCCACCCCGGCCTCCGACTCGGTCGTGGTGCTGAGCGAACCGGGATTTGCCGCCGCCGTGCAGGATGCTCTGCGAGATTACACCCGCTCCGATGTTTTGCAGAGCAACCCGCTCTTGCAGTCGCGGCTGGTCATCGAGCGCGCCGGGGTCAGCACGGGCCGCAAAGAGCGGGCGGCGATCCTGCAGGGCCTTCTCAAAAAGACTGCCGAGACACTGCAAAATTCGCCCCGCGAATCAAAGTTTTATCGCGCTCTTCATCACACTTATCTGCAACCCGCGCCGACCCAGGAGCAGGCCGCCGAACTGCTTGACTTGCCCTTCAGCACCTTTCGCCGTCACCTCAAATCGGGCGTCGAGCGCGTGATTGAGCTTCTGTGGCAACAGGAACTTCAAGGGCTTTCGTAA
- a CDS encoding DUF861 domain-containing protein, which produces MTRQLFTASDIRRLANDQKSNLLIVAPDDLITPEAQDVARELGVQIRREEAASNAPAPATLPPLKVVRGANVVLEAFEPGASANTRLRDVITSGNGSPMGAGYMSLERGEFPWTLNYDEVDVVLEGELVITRGGERVRGGPGDCIFIPKGSTITFGTPGGVRFFYVTFPADWA; this is translated from the coding sequence ATGACTCGTCAACTCTTCACTGCCTCCGACATCCGCCGCCTCGCCAACGATCAAAAATCCAATTTGCTGATCGTGGCCCCCGACGATCTGATCACGCCTGAGGCGCAGGACGTGGCCCGCGAGCTTGGCGTGCAAATTCGGCGCGAAGAGGCCGCGAGCAATGCTCCCGCGCCCGCAACCCTGCCGCCGCTCAAAGTTGTTCGCGGCGCGAACGTGGTGCTGGAGGCGTTCGAGCCGGGCGCCTCGGCCAACACCCGTCTCCGAGACGTGATCACCTCAGGCAACGGCTCGCCGATGGGAGCCGGCTACATGTCGCTGGAGCGCGGCGAGTTTCCGTGGACATTGAACTATGATGAAGTTGACGTTGTGCTGGAAGGTGAGCTGGTGATCACCCGCGGGGGCGAGCGCGTGCGCGGCGGGCCGGGCGACTGCATCTTCATTCCCAAAGGCTCCACTATCACCTTCGGCACGCCCGGCGGAGTCCGCTTCTTCTACGTCACCTTCCCAGCAGATTGGGCTTGA
- a CDS encoding response regulator: MNSTPGYMLVVDDNQMNRDMLSRRLKQLGHNFALAENGREALDKLKAESFDLVLLDIMMPEMNGYEVLEHMKADGDLRHIPVIMVSAVDEVDSVVRCIELGADDYLPKPFNPVLLKARVSACLEKKRLRDQEQAHMQAIAAEKKRADDLLRVILPDTIVEELKATNAVRPRRYENVAVMFCDIVEFTNYCDRREPEEVLDYLQNLVGIFEEIAERYQLEKIKTLGDAFMATAGLLEPVENPVLNCVKCGLEMVAITPTVPPRWQLRVGVNIGPVIAGVVGKRQYLFDVWGDTVNTAARVEALGLPNAVNVSQAAWERIAHLCHTQGIGRVQVKGKGEMEMYRVDGLIN; this comes from the coding sequence ATGAATTCGACGCCCGGCTACATGCTGGTAGTTGACGACAACCAAATGAACCGCGACATGCTTTCGCGCCGACTCAAACAGTTGGGGCATAACTTTGCCCTGGCCGAGAATGGGCGTGAGGCGCTGGACAAACTCAAGGCCGAATCGTTCGACCTGGTTCTGCTCGACATCATGATGCCGGAAATGAACGGCTACGAGGTGCTGGAGCACATGAAGGCCGACGGCGACCTGCGCCACATTCCGGTGATCATGGTCTCGGCGGTGGACGAAGTGGACAGCGTGGTGCGGTGCATCGAGCTGGGCGCAGACGACTACTTGCCCAAACCGTTCAATCCTGTTCTTCTCAAGGCCAGAGTCAGCGCCTGCCTGGAAAAGAAGCGCCTGCGCGATCAGGAGCAGGCCCACATGCAGGCCATCGCCGCCGAGAAAAAGCGGGCCGACGACCTTCTGCGAGTGATCCTGCCCGACACGATTGTCGAAGAGCTAAAGGCCACCAACGCCGTCAGGCCGCGCCGCTACGAAAACGTGGCCGTCATGTTCTGCGACATCGTCGAGTTCACCAACTATTGTGACCGCCGCGAGCCGGAAGAAGTGCTGGACTACCTGCAAAACCTGGTCGGCATCTTCGAGGAAATCGCCGAACGCTATCAACTGGAAAAGATCAAAACTCTCGGCGACGCCTTTATGGCTACCGCCGGATTGCTGGAGCCGGTGGAAAACCCGGTGCTCAACTGTGTGAAGTGCGGCCTGGAGATGGTAGCCATCACCCCCACCGTGCCGCCGAGGTGGCAACTGCGGGTGGGCGTGAACATTGGCCCGGTGATCGCCGGCGTGGTGGGCAAGCGGCAATATCTATTTGACGTTTGGGGCGACACGGTGAACACCGCCGCCCGCGTGGAAGCCCTGGGCCTGCCCAACGCCGTCAACGTCAGCCAGGCGGCCTGGGAGCGCATCGCTCACCTTTGCCACACCCAGGGCATTGGCCGGGTGCAGGTGAAGGGCAAAGGCGAGATGGAGATGTATCGAGTGGATGGGTTGATCAACTGA
- a CDS encoding response regulator has protein sequence MSGTVLYIEDNADNLLLVQRALEARGYKIVWAANGLTGVEMARSQKPDLILLDINLPDIDGYEVARRLRSDETLRYVPIIALTANALKGDADKALAAGCDIYLPKPINLRELWARVTGMLPA, from the coding sequence ATGAGCGGCACCGTTCTTTACATTGAAGACAACGCTGATAATTTGCTGTTGGTTCAACGGGCGCTGGAGGCGCGTGGCTACAAGATCGTCTGGGCGGCGAACGGGTTGACCGGCGTTGAAATGGCGCGAAGCCAGAAGCCCGACCTGATTCTGCTGGACATCAACCTGCCCGACATTGACGGCTACGAAGTGGCGCGCCGATTACGGTCGGACGAGACGCTTCGTTACGTTCCCATCATCGCCCTCACTGCCAACGCCCTCAAGGGCGACGCCGACAAAGCCCTGGCCGCCGGTTGTGACATTTACCTGCCCAAGCCGATCAACCTGCGCGAGCTTTGGGCGCGGGTGACGGGGATGTTGCCAGCTTGA
- a CDS encoding pyridoxal-phosphate dependent enzyme, producing the protein MTKPLFLSCMECGHQQPCRTLFGPTCDVCGSDWMQAHYDYASFKREILGGLSERPLNLWRYRDVLPVDEPDSRNVISAGGTPLQLSRRYAESVEHNQLYIKDERYGPTRSFKDRQAAVSVAAMLEAGIRECVIASTGNAAVAYAAACARAGIKLWVFMTSLVPQEKLREAALFGAEVVKVSGNYDQTKQIAADFAKRRGLLLDRGAKSLAARESMKTIAYEIVEQLGWRAPDWYIQAVSGGLGPLGVYQGFREMLDMGLIDRIPKIAVIQAAGCSPMAQAFKAGRETATPVVPETRIAILSTGDPGQTYTYLWRVLQKYGGAMESVSDADAFASMRALAKAEGLAVEPATAVAFAGLEKLIRQGQIGGEALVVVNCTGHTFPVEKHVLGDQWGVDVHLSNDQTPAPREGLLAALDNLDERATTVLIVDDNPDDALLIQRLLEAKKSYRVFRAADGVDGLALARQSRPDLIITDLMMPGLDGFSLLQELRQDKRTSHIPVVVVSAKDITNEERRRLRGHIEALYQKGSLSPRAFVEQVVQVLGEKPPREGRPG; encoded by the coding sequence ATGACCAAACCACTTTTCCTGTCATGCATGGAGTGCGGCCATCAGCAACCCTGCCGGACGCTGTTTGGGCCGACGTGCGACGTTTGCGGCTCGGACTGGATGCAGGCGCATTACGATTACGCCTCGTTCAAGCGCGAAATTTTGGGCGGCCTGTCGGAACGCCCTCTCAACCTGTGGCGCTATCGCGATGTTCTGCCAGTGGACGAGCCGGACAGCCGCAATGTCATTAGCGCCGGCGGCACGCCCCTGCAACTCTCGCGGCGCTACGCCGAGTCGGTGGAACACAACCAGTTGTATATCAAAGATGAGCGTTATGGGCCGACCCGCTCTTTCAAAGATCGCCAGGCCGCCGTGTCGGTGGCGGCGATGCTGGAAGCCGGGATCCGCGAGTGCGTGATTGCCTCGACCGGCAACGCGGCGGTGGCTTACGCCGCCGCCTGCGCCCGCGCCGGAATCAAACTGTGGGTGTTTATGACCAGCCTGGTGCCGCAGGAGAAACTGCGTGAGGCGGCCCTATTCGGCGCGGAAGTGGTGAAGGTGAGCGGCAATTACGATCAGACCAAGCAGATCGCCGCCGACTTCGCCAAACGACGCGGCCTGCTGTTGGATCGCGGGGCGAAGAGTCTGGCTGCGCGAGAGTCTATGAAGACGATTGCTTACGAGATTGTGGAGCAACTCGGCTGGCGCGCGCCCGATTGGTATATTCAAGCCGTGAGCGGCGGCCTCGGGCCGCTGGGCGTTTATCAGGGCTTCCGGGAAATGCTGGACATGGGCCTGATTGATCGCATTCCGAAGATCGCCGTGATCCAGGCCGCAGGTTGTTCGCCGATGGCGCAAGCCTTCAAGGCCGGGCGCGAGACGGCTACGCCCGTCGTCCCCGAAACCCGGATTGCGATCCTGTCCACCGGCGACCCGGGCCAGACCTACACTTATCTCTGGCGCGTATTACAAAAATATGGCGGGGCGATGGAAAGCGTGTCGGATGCTGACGCGTTTGCTTCGATGCGGGCGCTGGCCAAAGCCGAAGGCCTGGCGGTGGAGCCGGCGACGGCGGTGGCCTTTGCCGGGCTGGAAAAATTGATCCGGCAGGGGCAGATCGGCGGCGAGGCGTTAGTAGTCGTCAATTGCACCGGCCATACTTTTCCGGTAGAGAAGCACGTGCTGGGCGATCAGTGGGGTGTGGACGTTCATCTCAGCAACGATCAAACGCCCGCGCCGCGCGAGGGCCTGCTGGCCGCGCTGGATAATTTGGACGAGCGGGCGACGACGGTGTTGATCGTGGACGACAACCCCGACGATGCTCTGCTCATTCAACGTTTGCTGGAAGCCAAAAAGTCGTACCGGGTATTCCGGGCCGCCGACGGGGTTGACGGGCTGGCGCTGGCCCGGCAGAGTCGGCCAGACCTGATCATCACCGACTTGATGATGCCGGGCCTGGATGGATTCTCGCTTCTGCAGGAATTACGCCAGGACAAACGCACGTCGCACATTCCGGTTGTCGTCGTCAGCGCCAAAGATATTACAAACGAGGAGCGCCGCCGGTTGCGGGGACATATTGAGGCGCTTTATCAGAAAGGCTCGCTCTCGCCGCGAGCTTTTGTGGAGCAGGTGGTGCAGGTTCTGGGTGAGAAGCCGCCTCGCGAAGGGAGGCCAGGATGA